In Oryza brachyantha chromosome 2, ObraRS2, whole genome shotgun sequence, a single window of DNA contains:
- the LOC102719455 gene encoding subtilisin-like protease SBT3.9: MEFRSTFCSALLLVFMIQLLHHSANASKELYIVYMGEKKHDDPSVVTASHYDTLTTVLGSNDEAMKSIVYSYRHGFSGFAAMLTESQAEELSKSPGVVYVKPNTYHKLHTTRSWDFLGLDYSGQSSIPKKAKYGEDVIISVIDSESSGVVYVKPNTHRKVHTTRSWDDFLALNYYEQSSLPKKAKYGEDVIVGVIDSGIWPESRSFNDEGYGPVPARWKGVCQTGTEFNAASCNRKIIGARWYTGGVSEEKLENEYMSPRDLNGHGTHTASTIAGNQVRNVSHLQGGLGAGTAHGGAPRARLAIYKACWGRSKAECGDAALLAAIDHAIKDGVDVISLSVGGPREILGTLHAVARGITVVFAGGNDGPVPQTIENDVPWVITVAAATIDRAFPTVVSLGNNETLVGQSLYYNTTSRSKKFQTLVNGDSCNAESLASINVTEKVVLCSPPLDKEVPPVLFEDIFDRVARAGAKGLIFAQYTTNLLDVLDRCHGEMPCVLVDNEIARRIATFASSTGDPEVKVSKTVTMVGSGVLSPRVAAFSSRGPSTQFPAILKPDVAAPGVSILAAVGDSYQFISGTSMACPHVSAVVALLKSVHPDWSPAMIKSAIVTTASVVDRFGMPIQAEAVPRKLADPFDFGGGHIEPERAVDPGLVYDIDPREYTKFQNCTMATLDYCKSYMGQLYQLNLPSIVVPDLKDNVTVQRTVTNVGGFEATYKAVVDAPAGVNMIVEPLVIKFIKGGNRTATFKVTFVARQKVQGGYTFGSLTWLDNNTHSVRIPIALRTIIQDFVADTS, encoded by the exons ATGGAGTTCAGATCAACTTTCTGTTCTGCTCTGCTACTGGTGTTCATGATACAACTCCTGCACCATTCTGCTAATGCGTCAAAAGAA CTTTACATTGTGTACATGGGGGAGAAGAAACACGACGACCCATCGGTGGTCACCGCGTCGCACTATGACACACTCACTACTGTTCTTGGGAG TAACGACGAAGCTATGAAGTCAATAGTGTATAGTTATAGGCACGGGTTCTCAGGATTCGCGGCAATGCTCACAGAATCTCAAGCGGAGGAACTTTCAA AATCCCCTGGTGTTGTCTACGTAAAACCTAATACTTACCACAAATTGCACACGACTCGAAGTTGGGATTTTCTTGGTCTCGACTACTCTGGTCAGTCAAGTATTCCTAAGAAGGCGAAGTATGGTGAAGATGTTATCATCAGCGTCATCGATTCAG AATCCTCTGGAGTTGTCTACGTAAAACCTAATACTCACCGCAAAGTGCACACGACTCGAAGTTGGGATGATTTTCTTGCTCTCAACTACTATGAACAGTCAAGTCTTCCTAAGAAGGCCAAGTATGGTGAAGATGTTATCGTCGGCGTCATCGATTCAG GTATATGGCCTGAATCACGAAGCTTCAACGACGAAGGCTACGGCCCTGTACCAGCACGGTGGAAGGGTGTTTGCCAAACCGGCACAGAATTCAACGCTGCGAGCTGCAACAGAAAGATAATCGGTGCACGGTGGTACACGGGTGGTGTTTCCGAAGAAAAACTCGAGAATGAGTACATGTCGCCGAGGGACCTCAACGGCCACGGCACGCACACCGCCTCCACGATTGCCGGTAACCAGGTGAGGAACGTGAGCCACCTGCAaggcggcctcggcgccggCACGGCGCACGGCGGAGCGCCGCGCGCACGGCTGGCAATCTACAAGGCATGCTGGGGTAGATCGAAAGCAGAGTGCGGTGATGCGGCGCTTCTTGCGGCTATAGACCATGCCATAAAAGATGGCGTCGACGTGATTTCACTGTCAGTTGGAGGGCCTCGCGAAATCCTTGGCACTCTCCACGCTGTGGCGAGGGGGATCACCGTGGTATTTGCCGGCGGGAACGATGGCCCTGTGCCGCAGACGATTGAAAATGACGTCCCGTGGGTCATCacggtggccgccgccaccattgACCGAGCCTTCCCCACCGTCGTGTCCCTAGGGAACAACGAGACATTGGTG GGGCAATCCCTTTACTACAACACTacaagcagaagcaaaaagtTTCAAACGCTTGTTAATGGAGATAG CTGCAACGCAGAGTCACTGGCGTCGATCAACGTCACCGAGAAGGTCGTGCTGTGCTCGCCGCCGTTGGATAAGGAGGTTCCTCCGGTGTTGTTCGAGGACATCTTTGACCGAGTCGCCCGCGCAGGCGCCAAGGGCCTCATCTTCGCGCAATATACCACCAACCTCCTTGATGTACTGGACAGATGCCATGGCGAAATGCCCTGTGTGTTGGTGGACAACGAGATCGCACGCAGAATTGCAACCTTTGCGAGCAGCACAGG GGACCCGGAGGTGAAGGTGTCGAAGACGGTGACCATGGTGGGAAGCGGGGTGCTTTCGCCGAGGGTCGCTGCGTTCTCATCGAGAGGACCAAGCACCCAGTTTCCTGCCATACTTAAG CCTGATGTGGCTGCCCCGGGAGTCAGCATCCTGGCAGCAGTGGGTGACTCGTACCAGTTCATATCTGGGACATCCATGGCATGCCCTCATGTCTCGGCAGTGGTGGCACTGTTAAAGTCGGTTCACCCAGACTGGTCGCCGGCCATGATTAAGTCCGCCATTGTCACCACTG CATCAGTGGTTGACCGATTTGGCATGCCAATCCAAGCTGAGGCGGTGCCAAGGAAACTGGCTGATCCCTTTGACTTCGGTGGTGGGCACATTGAACCGGAGAGGGCGGTAGACCCTGGTCTAGTATATGACATAGACCCAAGAGAGTACACAAAGTTCCAAAACTGTACCATGGCAACATTAGATTACTGTAAGTCCTACATGGGGCAGCTCTACCAGCTCAACCTACCATCTATCGTTGTGCCAGATCTCAAGGACAATGTTACAGTACAGCGCACTGTCACTAATGTTGGAGGTTTTGAAGCAACTTACAAGGCAGTGGTTGATGCACCGGCAGGGGTTAATATGATTGTCGAACCTTTAGTGATCAAATTCATCAAAGGCGGCAATAGGACTGCAACTTTTAAGGTGACATTTGTGGCAAGGCAGAAAGTTCAGGGTGGCTACACATTTGGAAGCTTGACATGGCTAGACAACAATACACACTCTGTGAGGATTCCAATTGCACTTCGCACTATAATTCAAGACTTCGTTGCGGATACGTCTTAA